A region from the Phycisphaerales bacterium genome encodes:
- the rimO gene encoding 30S ribosomal protein S12 methylthiotransferase RimO, which produces MPKTTENTAVRAEGDASVSKVSLVSLGCPKNLVDSEKMLGLLAEAGLSPISYEPDVGGFGDADAVVVNTCGFLEASKDESLSVIQEALRAKERGDLKRVIVAGCLVQRHRAKLLEWAPGVDALIGVFDRDRIVEAVTGGAMPREAAPSASPDGPKYWIAANALRAAQDRGLKTTGLTVHGKDGKGIGYFEDDSARLRLTPRHYAYLRISEGCNQNCAFCTIPSIRGKMRSKPLEKIVSEARELLNDGAYELLLIGQDTTSYGDDIGFGLNHDGKYGGGLPALLRALSDTVRDTTGQGWIRLMYAYPSNFSEPIVEAFGELAEHGHLNRYLDIPLQHASDRVLTKMRRHVKASQQEALIERLRERIPGMAIRTTFISGFPGETEEDHQELLSFVERSQFDAVGVFEYSHEEGTVAGTMEHDPELAVPPETKARRRNEVMELQQRLAFEQAAFVAEQFDEKAPTTTGARFDVLIDSALGAKAQKTSGVTDGGRLFQGRTYFQAPQVDAVTYVQSRSALVPGELVRCAIVGSDGYDLIARPTTELEKKVSLGVVR; this is translated from the coding sequence GTGCCGAAAACGACTGAGAACACTGCGGTTCGAGCCGAGGGCGATGCTTCTGTCAGCAAGGTCTCGCTGGTGAGCCTTGGCTGCCCGAAGAACCTTGTGGACTCGGAGAAGATGCTCGGGCTCCTCGCAGAAGCCGGGCTCTCGCCGATCTCGTACGAGCCGGACGTCGGAGGGTTTGGCGACGCCGACGCGGTGGTCGTGAACACCTGCGGCTTCCTCGAGGCGTCAAAGGACGAGTCGCTCTCGGTGATCCAGGAGGCGCTCCGGGCGAAGGAGCGAGGCGACCTGAAGCGAGTGATCGTCGCGGGCTGTCTGGTCCAGCGGCATCGGGCGAAACTCCTGGAGTGGGCGCCCGGAGTCGACGCGCTCATCGGTGTCTTTGATCGCGACCGGATCGTCGAGGCCGTGACGGGAGGCGCCATGCCGCGAGAGGCGGCACCGAGCGCGAGCCCTGATGGACCCAAGTACTGGATCGCGGCGAATGCGCTCCGAGCGGCCCAGGACCGCGGGTTGAAGACGACCGGCCTCACCGTCCACGGCAAGGACGGCAAAGGAATCGGATACTTCGAGGACGATTCGGCACGCCTGCGTCTCACGCCTCGCCACTACGCGTATCTCCGCATCAGCGAGGGCTGCAACCAGAACTGTGCGTTCTGCACGATCCCCTCGATCCGCGGGAAGATGCGGTCCAAGCCGCTCGAGAAGATCGTGAGCGAGGCGCGGGAACTCCTGAACGATGGCGCGTACGAACTGCTCCTCATCGGCCAGGACACGACGAGTTATGGCGACGACATCGGATTCGGGCTGAACCACGACGGAAAGTACGGCGGCGGCCTGCCCGCGCTCCTCCGGGCGCTCTCCGACACCGTCCGCGACACCACGGGGCAGGGATGGATCCGCCTGATGTACGCGTATCCCTCGAACTTCTCGGAGCCGATCGTCGAGGCGTTCGGCGAACTGGCCGAGCACGGGCACCTCAATCGATACCTCGACATCCCGCTGCAGCACGCGAGCGATCGCGTGCTCACAAAGATGCGCCGGCACGTCAAGGCGTCGCAGCAGGAGGCGCTCATCGAACGCCTCCGCGAACGCATTCCCGGGATGGCGATCCGCACCACATTCATCTCGGGATTCCCCGGCGAGACCGAGGAGGACCACCAGGAACTCCTCTCCTTCGTGGAGCGATCACAGTTCGACGCGGTCGGCGTCTTCGAATACTCGCACGAGGAGGGGACGGTCGCGGGAACGATGGAGCACGATCCGGAACTGGCCGTGCCCCCGGAGACCAAGGCACGCCGTCGGAACGAGGTGATGGAGTTGCAGCAGCGCCTCGCCTTCGAGCAGGCGGCTTTCGTCGCCGAGCAGTTCGATGAGAAGGCCCCCACCACGACCGGGGCACGGTTCGACGTGCTCATCGATTCCGCCCTTGGCGCCAAGGCCCAGAAGACCAGCGGCGTGACCGACGGCGGACGGCTCTTCCAGGGTCGGACCTACTTCCAGGCGCCGCAGGTCGATGCCGTGACGTACGTGCAGTCGCGGTCGGCGCTGGTGCCAGGCGAACTCGTGCGCTGCGCGATCGTGGGGAGCGATGGCTACGACCTGATCGCAAGGCCGACGACGGAACTGGAGAAGAAGGTGTCGCTCGGCGTAGTGCGGTGA